From the genome of Nicotiana sylvestris chromosome 2, ASM39365v2, whole genome shotgun sequence, one region includes:
- the LOC138884348 gene encoding secreted RxLR effector protein 161-like, producing the protein MDESKEIDTLIATATKLDIDELGSSVDQKLYRSMIGSLLYLTASRPDIVFSVGFYARFQENPKESHFTVVKRILRYLKGTTDLCLWYPKGSNFNLVEYADVDYVGFLVDRKSTSGMEHFLGSCLVSWATKKHNSVALSTTKVEYVVVASCCAQLLWTKQQLMDFSIEVGCIPIVCDNTSVISMTKNPIHYKRTKHIDIRHYFLRDNYEKGLITIELCY; encoded by the coding sequence atggatgaatcaaaagaaatagacacactCATTGCAACagctactaaattagacatagatgaacttggttcatctgttgatcagaagttgtataggagtatgattggttcacttttgtatcttactgctagcagacctgacatagtttttAGTGTAGGTTTTTATGCTCGTTTTCaggaaaatcctaaggaatcccACTTtactgttgtcaagaggatactgagatatttgaaaggcactactgatctttgcctttggtaccctaaaggtagtaactTTAATCTAGTGGAATATGCTGATGTTGACTATGTAGGTTTCCtggtggataggaagagcacctcaggtatggaaCACTTCCTTGGGTCATGTCtggtatcatgggccactaaaaagcataattcagtggccttatccactactAAGgttgagtatgttgttgttgcctcttgttgtgctcaactgtTGTGGACCAAACAGCAGCTGATGGATTttagcattgaagttggttgcatccctatAGTTTGTGATAATACTAGTGTTATTAGTATGACCAAGAACCCAATTCAttataagaggactaagcacatagatattAGGCATTACTTCttaagggacaactatgagaaaggattgattacTATAGAATTatgctactga